The nucleotide sequence TACATTGTCAATAAATACTATCTACTTCAGATTATTAGTTTGAAAACATCTGAGTGTATGATGGCAAGAAATGTCTCAGAACTATCACCAGTTGAGTGCAATTTTGTATGAGTTTGACAAACATAATACATTTCTTGAATTGTCCGTCAGAGATTCCcatttacatttcattttcaaTCCACATTAGTTTGGAATTCTATACAAAAACTTTCTCAGTTGTGTATTTCTGCTTCCTCAGAAAATAAATTCATTGCTGAAGAATCATTCCTCAAGACTCTGCCACTCACAATTAGCTTTATTGCTTTCCTAAACCAAGGGTAAAACAAGGCATAGATCAAGGGATTCATAGCTGAGTTATAATAAACACACCACACTAAGATCTCGTAGACATAAGGGGGAGTTATGAAATTCATATAAGCATCAATTACTGAATCAATGAAATACGGCAGCCAAGAGACAAGAAACACAGCCATAGCAGTCCCTAGGGTTTTAGCAGCCTTTCTCTCTCGTTTGGCTACCCTGTCCTTATAGCTCTCTCCACAGGCCTGGGTTTGGTTGCTAGTActttctatctttctagcctGATGTTTAGCCACCAAAAAAATTTTGCCGTATAAAATGAGCATGGCAATTGTTGGtatgaagaataaaagaaatccaaagagaaccCAGTCTTGATTCATGGGAGCCTGACAACCTCCCACACAAGTGAGAGCAATTACTAAATCCTCCAACCCATCATCATTGACGCCtgtataaaggagagaaaaactaTATGTTACTGAACAGCCCCAGGACACAGCAATACATATCCCTGAAATGGGTACTGTGAACTTGGTTGGGTAGACCAGAGGGTCAGTGACAGCAATATATCTATCAATGGAGATGAAACACAAGTGGAAGAGAGAAGCATAGCAAAATGACCCATCAAAACATGTGTGAAATTTACAATAACTCTCCCCAAAGTACCAGCAGCTTTCCACAGACCTCACCATGCTGAAGGGCATCACAGTGAGTCCAACCAACAAGTCAGCACAGGCCAAGGAGGCAATGAGGAAGTTGGTAGGTGTGTGCAGTTGCTTGAAGTGAAGGATGGCAATGATGACCAGCAAGTTGCCAAATACTGCCAGCACAGCCCCAAAGCCGAAGACCGCATACAGAATCATTCGAGGGATGGGAGAATATGGGGTTTTGATGCAGGATCCATTCACATTCTCAAAACAGAACTGCACAGCAGCAAGTTGGTAAGAATTGTTGATTCTCACTTCCCTGTGTGAATCTTCAGGCAATTCCATATTCCTTGAATGTTACTAAGATTTCAAATTTGGAGTGAGAGATAAAAATCTGCAGTCAATATAGAAGTATTACAATCAGTATATGCAGCAACTACAAAAACCATTGCAAAATAATCCCCAAATCCTTCACTATTTTTAGACtgaggaaatttatcttgtcATTTTCATATATACCAGAATTTGGTGCATGATGAAGAATTTGTTTTAATTGGGCATGCCATTTTCTACCGATTTAAAAGATTGTCCTTAAGTATTTACCTTCTGAACTGCTCCTTTAGTCCAGCAGCCAAGACTCGGTATTTTCTCAAACTCCTAATGGCATGTGTGTTGCCTGGCATGTTAGACAACCAAGAAACGCTGATCAGTTTGCTGACTGAGGAAGTTTCCAAAGGATTGTTTTATTAGGTTACACTTCCCTGAGGAGTCATAGGAGAGCTAACCATGACATACTCTGAAGAAGTAAGAGAATATGGTAATTTCCCCCAAACTTTTATAATGAAATCCCCAAGGTGTGAAGTGTGAACCATAATAAGATGTTTAGATATCCTAATAATATTGATATGCAGCATGGAAAAGTGCGTAAAGGACTAGCCTTGAGTTAAAGGACACCTGATTCAAGTCTTATTTCTGATGTCTAATAGCTGTATGACAATGGAAAAGACCCCTGACCTTTCAGGGCcataggcaactctctaggaccaCAAATTATAGAACTGCTGCAGCTGAAGTCTAGAGTCTTATGTGATCTAGGAAAGGAACCCATGTCTAGATGCAAAGCCTGGGAAGATAGCACACTGCTTGAGTATTCCAGTCAGATATACCACATGGCTACTTTTGCAGATCTGGGGTTCTCCAACCACCAAATGTAGCCTTGTTTCTATGGCTAGAAAGGACTATTTCTCCTTTGCTAGTGGCACCTGTGGATCTTCCTCATCCTTATTTGGAATGCAGAAATATCCTTCCTTTTTCAGAGACTTTATTCTCTGTGGAAAAAGCCTCAAATCTGTTAAGGTTCCatggtccttttcccccttagtTTCGGTATTGTATTCTTTGACCTTCCAAAGTCCTGACCCAGGCTTTGCTTCCCgactctccttctttcttgtggtttaaAGCCCAACACAGCCTGGATCCAATGTGTCTTTCCAGGTTAattgtaaattattttcctttatgaattttatGGTCCCTCTGAACTGGTTTTGCAGTTTTTCATAaatatctttccatcttctgtcttTAGGCCTCTGCACACATTATCTCCTATGCCAGAAATGTACTGTCCCTATCTACAACTTTTAGAATCCCTTGTCTCCTTCAAAACTCTGTTCAAGAGCCACTgtgtcccctctccccctcctgaaGAATCCGTTTGTATTTGTTTACTACCTTTTTCATATGctcttatttatgtacatgttaacTCCTCTTATAAAATGTAAGATGCCTGAGGACCCAgactcttatttttgtcttttcatccccaGGTACTAGCTTGGTGCACATAGTAGGGGTTGATTGATTAGAAGCTCTtcattttctccagcagattgatGAGTTTTGAAGAATTCCTCCAgccctttcattctttcctccattaGGGAGATTAACCTGACTtttgtgcatgtatatttatagtGTAAGGGTGCCCAGGCATTTAAATGGATCTTTCTTGCGATCCAGTGATGAGAAATTTATTCTGGTATTAAAGATGTTTCCCTATATAAGGAGAATTCACAAGGAGTGAACTCAGGTCCCAGGGACTGGGAGAAGCATATGTGTCTTCATATCACCCCATTCCCACTCACATGGGAATTTGGACCCTGGAGATACCAGCGGTGGAGTGGTCCATGTGACTGAAAGTAGAAAGTTCCTAGAGGCAGAATCACCAAGCAGTAGAATTCTAAGCCACTATATCCTGAACACCAAGGAGAAATTCCTAGAGAACACCAATTTCCTGGGCCAAATCTCCTGGAGCTCATTTAGGGTCTCAACTCAATTTCATAACAGTAAATGTGTTCtgaatgtgcaatgaccaaaaattaatttaaaacaaacacataatgaatctgaggtattTCTGGCAATGCTTCCCCATGTTGCATCGGGCAACTTGACCACAGCCTTGGTTTTGAACACAAAGCATGGCACTTTGTATAGCAGTGCCCTCAGACCATGCAATGCCAATGAATGCTGCTGAAACATGGAAACTGGAAAAGGCTTAAGAAGCCCTGTACTAGATAACGCTGAGCTCCTGGACCAAAGTGGGAGTTTCAGGACAAGCCAGAAACAAAGCTACAGAGCAGTAAGGGATAATACTATGATGTCAAGGAACAATCCCAATCCTTGTCCTCCCCTAGTACTGTGACTTATTCAGGCTGTAGAGTTGCAGGGTAAAGGAATCAACTGTAATGATTTCAAATGTCTCTCTGCATGTTTgttgtatgtgtgtttgtttctGTGTTGGCCATATCGATGCCATGCTTTAGGTAGGAGGGCTTTATAGGTCCTAGAGGATGTGGATCTCTATTGGCCTCAGGAGTTTCTTTTTAGGGGAACCTCAATGAGGGTCATACTGTAAAAAATGGCATTGAATACCTAGGTTCTCTGGAAGGTCAAGGTCCCAGAAGATAGAAATGTTGACTCTTTAGTAAACCCAAGTCCTTTCTCCTTCCAGAAGTTGGGGGAAGAAGGtctcaaaaaaaacccaccaagaGTAAGTCTTTCCTTCCAGGGATCTATTATACAGTTGTTTCGAGGGAAGCTGGATCTATATAAGGATTAAGCTCTACCCATCTGCAACCATAACACCAGAATTTTTCAGCTATAAAGTCATCTTCTGTtaaatcctcttcttttctccaggaggTTTATTCAAGGAATTCCTGGGCTTGCTGGTTTCTCCTCAGGATCTCTTCCACCCCTCTCCCACCACCATCCCACTGCTTCCATCTCTGGGGCCAAGATGTTCACTGCAGGGACATGAGGGTAGTAATGCCTCTctacctctcctctctgtctttgcttttgcttttactttttttgcagggggaaaagcagggcaattggggttaagtgacttgcccaaggtcacacagctaataagtgtgtcaattatctgaggctgcatttgaactcaggtcctcctgactccagggctggtgctctactcactgtggcaCCTAACTGCCCCCTGCTTTTGCTTTTAAAGGCCAAGTTTTCATTGGAGCTCAGTTTTATAACTAATCATAACTTATTTAATAACCCTCAAAACAGGCATTAATGGAGATGTTTACAACATAAATTtgcattataataatataataataaggaggcagctaagtggtttaggggatagagtgctaggcacagaatcaggaagatttcagTTAAATTTCACCTcggacactaactagttgtgtgatcctaggcaagtcccctaacctctGCTTaccttaatcccctggagaaggaaatgaaagaaaaaccccattatccatggggtcatgaagagtcagacataactgaacagcaatgtaataatgtctccattatttctatttatatatttatttacattcatatatttaaatcttcattatttatgtatttatacatatttacaaTATGTGTAGAGAAACACATTCCGTACCAGTACTGCAACTTTGTCAATGGGGCTATAAGGACTATACGCCACTACAGAGCTTTATAGGATATACTTAAAATACAGGGTGTCTCGGCTACAAAGTATTCCCTTTCCCCAGGTAGCCTAACCCTTCCCTAAATTCCATGTTGAGAATCTGCTTCCTACTCAGCCACCATTTGGAATCCCATTTAAAGTTTGATTTTAATTTTGAATACATGGTTCAAACACAGACCCAATATGATGACACCTTGACTCAGTAGATTGTGTATTCATTTTGAACATCATAAATTTTGTGGTCCATTGTAGTCAAATAGAGGAGGAAGAAACTTCCAAATGAAGCCCAGGAGTTCCCAAACAAGAAAATCCTCTCAGCTGTCTCAGGATCATTATGGTTATACCTAAACTAAGGACTAcaactatttcttttcctttgattagCACCTATTACTATGCTTGGTAAACAAGGGATGCTAGGGATTTTGACTAATTCAGTTAGTCTGACACTACTCTGCCCAGCCTGTATGCCTGTATATGTTTCACTGTGTAATTGTGTAATAGAGGGTTTCTCGGAGCCTTCTGAATTATAATCAGAAATGGACATCTTTGGTTTTGAATTTTCCCTTATTGGTACTGATAATTAAATTTGGTTTCAAAGTAGTATACCTTCTATTTACATAATTCTGAAGCTATgtgtaatagaaagaacattggatttggggtcaaaAGAGGTGGATTTATCTACCAGCTTTGTCAGTAAATACCCATGTAAATCTGGGCaaatctctgttttctcatctgcaaaactgaAAACATAAATTCTTGTCTGGCCCAATTCACTAGGTTGTTGGgagtgtcaaatgagataatttatgtgaaATGCCTCAAAAAACCACAAAGTATCATATAAATATCAACTactaatattaattttaaaatcttttcacatatattatatttttatccttACTAAAGCTGTCATAAATAAAgatattattagtcccattttctagtagaggaaactgaagcacagagaggttagttaatttgcttaagatcacacagttaCATCATGGCAAGGCTGAGACCAGTCTTCATGTCTGCTATCTCAATGCTCTTTCTATGAGATCATGTTTCTATGAGATCAGtttggtttgtttgcttgtttggaAACACAGCACCCAACCTGATCTCCctaaattccaaatttttctgaattCCACCTCCCTCTTTGCTTGATGTTAGGATGTTTGTAATTATAAGTCATTATTTCTGAATAGCTCTAGGTCTGAAACATGAGGGGCAAAGGAGTGTACTTGCAGATTATGAATTGTGAGCTATTGGGGCAGGGTGCcactgagttttttaaaaaatgctagatGCCTGTCATTTTTATACTCTAGGAGTTCACAATTTTTGGTGCAAAATGAGAAACTGATTGTTGTAAAACTCtctgaaagagaggaaaaattgtcTAACTTCCCAAACACATTCCCTTCTTGGTCCTGGAGATAGCATCAGCCTAAAGCAGAGCTGGTTTCCCTTTCTTAACTCAGCATACTGGTTTATCTGGAGAACACAAACACAAGAGGAGACAGTCAATTGAAAGTACACTGTCAACTTAATGAGGGCATGTCAACAAGATTTCCCCTGGATATAGAGTTgaccatttatttcttttgtcagTTCAAAGAAATGTACGTAGTAACTTTGttatatgtttaaaatgaataacaaaTTATACGTaatagatttatagtttcatgcacaatcattttttaattctactatgttatggaaatgcttgctttatttcataaattaaaaagaaaataaataaaattggaaaagtaTTAAGAGTTCATAGTGATGgtgaatagaagaaaaaaatctggcaAATTATATTTCTTGTTATAATTTATATTTCAAGGTGTAATTATCATACATGAAGACTAGCTCTACTGGCCTACCAACAGGAAACTCCATACTTGGAGTTCTTTTTCCCATATTTTGGATGGATGAGCACATATACCACATGAAATTCCCTTTGTGACCAAATACATACTTTTGCAAGAAGACAAATGGGTTTTAGAGGGAATTACAAAGCATGACTGTACTTTTGTTGACTTGGTGGACTAAGTCCCAGCAATCTTCAACtatattcttcttttaaaaggtGTCTTGAAGCATTGTCTGGTAAAAAGACTTCTTTTATCTTCCCAAACTCTTCCTGGTAAAAGTTTTCTCCAGTCCTTATCTTTTTCCTCTTAAATATTTACAGTCAATGCCATTTTTAATTCAGTAAGACTTGTGATAAGAAGAATATGGCACAATGAATAAAGAGCAAGCCATGAAGTATGGAAAACCTGGATTTAGGTCCTACCTTACACTAACTGTgggaccatgggaaagtcatggAGTCACTCAGTGTCCTCAGACAATTCCTTGAGACTATAACTTATAGATGATCATAGGTGAGAAATAATTTAATCTAAGAGCTAAacatactgaggcccagagatattaagtgcttttcccaaggtcacagagatagtaagtcaGAGTTGAGATTTAAACTAAAGTCTTTGGATTCTAAAGCCCATGATCCTGCATGCTATTGCCCCTCTCTGCATTAGTGGATgaagattacacacacacacacacacacacacacacacacacacacacacacataaacacacaaggAGTTCCCTACATGGATGAACTCACAGGTCCAgaacaaaactaaccaaaaaaTAAGCCTTGCATGAGATATGCCTGTGGCATGAAGGACTTGGGTTTCTTTGTTGGAGAAGGGGAGATATCGCAATTCTCTTGgtgtaaaattagaagagaatgtgaagcatgtcatcagaaaaacaactgatctggaaaacagattgaggagagacaatataagaaaagttggactacttgaaagttatgaccaaaaaaagaatcttgatacaatattgcaagaaattatcaaggaaaattgccataaagttctagaacaagaaggcaaagcagaaatagaaaaaaattcactcatcaccacctgaaagagatcccaggaggaaaacttacaggaatattatagccaaatttcaaagttccaaagttaaggagaaaatattgcaggcaagaagaaaaagacaatttaaatgtcatagagctacaataaggattgcACAAGACCTTCCATATTGAAGGACTGTACATGCatgttatgtatacatatatgagtgtgtgtgtgtgtgcgtgtgtgtgtgtgtgtagcatctctctgaagaactttgtttatatatatatatatgtatatacatatgtatatatgtatatataactatatatatgtatgtttatatatatatgtgcatgtatacgtatccatgtttaattgtagccttctctagagtgggggtggggagtagggagcaaaatagaaaaaaataaagtagaaaatatacagcagagaaacaaaagaaaacctagaaagaagtaaagaaaagctgggtaagtttgaaaacaatgtgcagtatttactacataggttttcttgaagtggaaatatattttttatgttgaatcctctcttatgctcTGCTCTTTACAGggaaatgttctttttgttttcttgttttgtatttaagtttaaaatgaataaaatctatCAAAAAAGTTCTCCTGGCTTAAGGTCTCACTTAGAAATTTAGGAAAATCTTTACACCAGGGTGCCACCATTTCTATATTCTCTAAGTGCGTTGTGCTGGCTACCATGTATCAGAAGGGAATTttcttagaaaacaaaaaaatcaacagaTATCATAGCAATCACCTGAAGTTCAATACCACCCCAGAGGCTCTCAGTTTCTAGTAACTGATTGCTGAGAGAAGAATATTCATGCCAGAGTCCTCAGCGAAGTACTTCCATGATGCTCTCTGTGTCCCTGCCCACTGGCAAGGTCTGCTAGAGACTCCACATGGAAgtgtagtcactgctctcctcTGATTGGCTCccctatttgttttttattatggGATGTGCAGCTAGAAGAAACTGTAGAAGTCATTTactataattttcttattttatagataaggaaacagagagagaatttaaatgacttgtctaaagtcacataaGTAACAAGTGTTAGAGGttgcatttgaacccaagtctcctgaccccaaatccaatgtCTTTCCACTAGACCATGCAGCTTCTCCTAGGTTGTACTATTTTTCTCCTTGGACATTAGCAGTGAAAGCCTGAGAGTTCCCTTTCTCATCTGGGCAAGCattctagtttttccagcagaGCTCACAGATCAGACAAGTAAGAATTCAGATAAGATACTACCTCCTCTTGAGGTTTATCCTGGGATATTTACATTTTACTGAGACTCACACAGGGAAGGGGATTTGCATTCACACACCTCTTTCTTCTTTAGACCCCAGCTTCTGCGGTGAAATACAGGAGAGCGAGTAGTAAAGACATTGATTACAGATGAGGTGATAGAAAACTGATTCTGAGATCATTGTCCTTCCACTTCTCAGCATATTCCTCATGGCAGCCTAGTACAGTGAAAAGACATTGGActtgaaggacctgagttcaaatgctgactgCCACTTACTGCATTTTTCAACTTAgccaagtttcttcatctttctgtgcctcagttgcctcatttgtatgagaaagTTGCGCTAGGTGACTTccaagattcctttcagctcaaactctatgattctataacaTCCTTACATTTCTAGTTCTAGCTGTTACCCCAAAtgtatctctccttcctcccttactCCTAATTCAGTCACTGGATAACAATATTCAATTCTTCAActttctctgatacttactggccACTTATCCATTCCTTCACTTCATAGAAGCTAATGAGATCCTTATCATCTATTGGACTGCAATCAATCTCCCTCAGGGTGAAAAGGGACTAGGCCAGTACACAGAATTTGTGGTTTTGCTAAATAGGGCTACATGAATAAATACTTGTAATGAGATACCCTCACTAGTTTAAAAGCTATTTTGAGaacaactaattttaaaaatgtacagaGGGCCATTTTGGAGAAGGTAAAGCATTATTACTATTGTTCTCCTTTtcaattcataaaataaagaggtttatTTGGCCTATACCAGAGGGGTCAAACAGCCTCATGTGATGTACAACTCACCTTAGTGCATctgaactggattaaaatgtattggggaaatacttttaaaatatcaaaataaaataaaacatagacaatgttaatatATGAGGtttctactagctgtgtgaccttgggggagtcacttaaccccaattgccctaccttcacccctgcaaaaaaatgggttttctaggtcaatatgtggctacagggatccttatgtagagTTGGATGGCTTCCATTTCAATTTATATTAGACACTACTGGTCTATAATATGGAAATAGCCTGCATAGGTGTCTGGTAGGAGTTTGAAACCTTTTGGGAGGTTTTATTCATTCCTCCCACCTTGCTCCATTTAAATATATCACGTAAGTTTAACTTGCAATTAAGCTGggttaaattaattttgttttcagaAATGTGCACTATGGCTTGAGATAATTGAAACCACCCATAGAATGTTGAGGTTTTTGAGAATTATTGATTTAGTTATCATTGAAGTGGCTCTCTATGTAACACATATTgaactgaaaaaagaaacataaaaacttCTCCCCCACatacccattttctttttctactaaaacaaattatacatattataaaaAAATATGCAATATATAATGCTTATAACCCCACTGTGTATTAGGGGATAGATCCAGAGAAAATAGGCTCTTTCTAAACATGGCATCAtagtgaagcattttttaaaataaaaatatattccttttaataTATGATTTCTTCATAAAACAGTTGTTCTGAAGTCTCATATTCTAGTCTTAATATGAAACTTTGGGGATTAAAAAGAATTTCTAGAACTAACAACAAAAATGGTGATAATTCCCAAGTacacatatagcactttaaagttgtaAAGACATTTTATTCCCAACAATCTGGAAGTTGTACCAATCCCagttttacagacaagaaaactgagcttcagagaagtcaaatgGCTTGTTCATGGACCTCAAACATATATGAAACTAGAGTTTTTCAGAGTCTTACATAGGAATTTTTCAAGAGGAGTTTTTGCTGTGTGTATTTTGGGATATTATACATCAGGTGtctctgaggggaaaaaataaagtttcaaaTTACTTGAAGAAGTGGAGGGAAGTGTAGAATtgagtcaaatgaaataattagtaTTTAATGAATATATATAAGCAAGCAAGAAGGTACACAGAAATGTCATACTTATATATGAGCCAGTTTCGTAACTCTCAGTACATATGCAGATATTTGTTCCAAAATCATAAATGGTTGAATGTGATTTCCATGTAATTAGACAGGTATTACATATCTAAATACATGCTTACATTTTGTTCTTGATCCATATAATTTGGATTTATTGCAATTTTTCAATCTATTTCTGCTTCCTCAGAAAATAAATTCATTGTTGAAGAATCATTCCTCAAGACTCTGCCACTCACAATTAGCTTTATTGCTTTCCTAAACCAAGGGTAAAACAAGGCATAGATCAAGGGATTCATAGCTGAGTTATAATAAACACACCACACTAAGATCTCGTAGACATAAGGGGGAGTTATGAAATTCATATAAGCATCAATTACTGAATCAATGAAATACGGCAGCCAAGAGACAAGAAACACAGCCATAGCAGTCCCTAGGGTTTTAGCAGCCTTTCTCTCTCGTTTGGCTACCCTGTCCTTATAGCTCTCTCCACAGGCCTGGGTTTGGTTGCTAGTActttctatctttctagcctGATGTTTAGCCACCAAAAAAATTTTGCCGTATAAAATGAGCATGGCAATTGTTGGtatgaagaataaaagaaatccaaagagaaccCAGTCTTGATTCATGGGAGCCTGACAACCTCCCACACAAGTGAGAGCAATTACTAAATCCTCCAACCCATCATCATTGACGCCtgtataaaggagagaaaaactaTATGTTACTGAACAGCCCCAGGACACAGCAATACATATCCCTGAAATGGGTACTGTGAACTTGGTTGGGTAGACCAGAGGGTCAGTGACAGCAATATATCTATCAATGGAGATGAAACACAAGTGGAAGAGAGAAGCATAGCAAAATGACCCATCAAAACATGTGTGAAATTTACAATAACTCTCCCCAAAGTACCAGCAGCTTTCCACAGACCTCACCATGCTGAAGGGCATCACAGTGAGTCCAACCAACAAGTCAGCACAGGCCAAGGAGGCAATGAGGAAGTTGGTAGGTGTGTGCAGTTGCTTGAAGTGAAGGATGGCGATGATAACCAGCAAGTTGCCAAATACT is from Trichosurus vulpecula isolate mTriVul1 chromosome 7, mTriVul1.pri, whole genome shotgun sequence and encodes:
- the LOC118858105 gene encoding trace amine-associated receptor 9-like translates to MELPEDSHREVRINNSYQLAAVQFCFENVNGSCIKTPYSPIPRMILYVVFGFGAVLAVFGNLLVIIAILHFKQLHTPTNFLIASLACADLLVGLTVMPFSMVRSVESCWYFGESYCKFHTCFDGSFCYASLFHLCFISIDRYIAVTDPLVYPTKFTVPISGICIAVSWGCSVTYSFSLLYTGVNDDGLEDLVIALTCVGGCQAPMNQDWVLFGFLLFFIPTIAMLILYGKIFLVAKHQARKIESTSNQTQACGESYKDRVAKRERKAAKTLGTAMAVFLVSWLPYFIDSVIDAYMNFITPPYVYEILVWCVYYNSAMNPLIYALFYPWFRKAIKLIVSGRVLRNDSSTMNLFSEEAEID
- the LOC118858107 gene encoding trace amine-associated receptor 9-like, yielding MELPEDSHREVRINNSYQLAAVQFCFENVNGSCIKTPYSPIPRMILYAVFGFGAVLAVFGNLLVIIAILHFKQLHTPTNFLIASLACADLLVGLTVMPFSMVRSVESCWYFGESYCKFHTCFDGSFCYASLFHLCFISIDRYIAVTDPLVYPTKFTVPISGICIAVSWGCSVTYSFSLLYTGVNDDGLEDLVIALTCVGGCQAPMNQDWVLFGFLLFFIPTIAMLILYGKIFLVAKHQARKIESTSNQTQACGESYKDRVAKRERKAAKTLGTAMAVFLVSWLPYFIDSVIDAYMNFITPPYVYEILVWCVYYNSAMNPLIYALFYPWFRKAIKLIVSGRVLRNDSSAMNLFSEEAEIHN